In the genome of Calothrix sp. PCC 6303, the window TGAGGTAAAACAACCGTTACCAGAGAGATTATTACCTTTTGCAATTTCATCCACCATAGAAATCCCACGGGAGTGTGAATCTAAGTTACTTTTAGCAGATATTTACCTTTATGGAGCGTTGGGAGGGGTTGGAGAATCGCAACTTTTAGCTAGTCAGTCATTTATTATCACTGCTGATGTTAGCGAATTAATTGCAGTTAGTATGGCTAAACCTAGCGCACCCGATATGCTCAACGATTCTCTAACAGGATTTGCTCAAAATGTAGTCGAAGAGAAACCAACTCTATCCCTTGATTTAGAACTGTTTAACCTTGCCAAAACAGCCAAAAATTCTCAGTCTCGCACTTTCCAAACATCTCCCAAACGATCAATTCCCCTGGATGTGGAACCTGTTCGCAACAGAAGAATTAATTCTCGTTCTCCCCAATTGCCATTTTCTCCGCACGCAGAAAATTTTGATCCTCATTTGAGTTTGGGTGCTAATAGTTCTGCAAGTTTTCCTTACCTGCGGAAATTACCTTTGTTACCAAGTGCGGAGGAAACAATTAGTAGTAATTTACCGGATACCTTACCGGAAAATTTCGATTTAATTCTATCTGTTGATTCCCCAGTAGAAGAACCAATGCTGGAAAATCATCAACTGCAAGTTACAGATGGGCATTTAGGAGAAATAATTATTCCCCGTCAACCAGACGAATACAGCGAAGTTAATCTGCCAATTGTCAATAATTCTAGCTCTTTTGACTATCCCCACAGTTCTCAGCTAATCGCTGAGGGAAATCCCTATGTATCTCCTTTGATTCGCAAGTGGATGCAAAACCAAGGATATCCTGTACCCCAATTTATTGATTTCCCACCTCAAAATTATCAAGCCTCGGTTCCTCAAATAACTGAAAATGTAGTGGAACAGGTAGTAGAAATTTCCCCAGCAACACCTGAACTTCCTCATGGAGAGAAAATTGCCCCCACAACCTGGGTGATGGAGGAAATAGTTGTTGATGATGATTTATTTGAAGAAGTCAGTATTAACGATAAAACAAGTAACCCCGTGGAAGTTTCCCATCCTCCAGAATCTATCGATACTGTAATCCACAAACTTCCAGAAACATCCCTAGAACAGCAAAACCCTCAACCCTTACCAGTCCCACAACTATTCATTCCCCAAGGTGAACTGGTTGCAGGTAAACTAGTTCGGATTCGTGTAGAACTAAATGAAACACTTCCAGATGTCGCAGTCAAATTATGGGTTGAAGACTGTCAAACTCGTTGGTTACTGGATGGACCGCATCTGATCACCGATTTGATCGAGAATCATTTAGGAGGTATGGAAGCAATCAGCGAATTTAACGTTCCCTTTGGTTGTATAGAGGTGCGGGTGGAAGCGATCGCGCTTCATCTGAATACCCAGCAAGAAAGCCACAAAACCACTGTACAACGAACCGTTGTCCCCCCTGATTTACCCTCTCTTCAATTCGATGAAATATTGGGAATGTAGTTCCAGATGTTTAGCATCTGTAATCAATTTTGTTAAAAATCTTGAGATTTTGCAAAATAATGTTGGGAATTGCAGTAAGCTCGACTTGAATTGTAGTTTGATTTAACAGGAATTCATCCTATGGCAGCTTCATTCTTACCTTCAATCCTAGTTCCTTTGGTTGGTTTAGTTTCTTCCGCAGTAGTTATGGCTTACATGCTGTTGTATATGGAAAGTGACCAAATCTAATTAGCTAGTGATGTGATTATTACCTATGGGTAATATGGCTTGTTAGCAACAACTAAAACCGTCTACCTAAATTAGGGAGACGGTTTTTTACAGGGTTTATGGCTAAAAAATTGTTCTGTTAGCTCTTAATCGCCAAAAATTTAAAGTAGCAATCGTACAACTTTTGTTTCTAATCTAAAATTACTAACTGCCAATAACTACTTCCTAATGGAGAACTAGTCATCAGCAATTAGTATTTACAAAACTTGGTTTAGTTCTGAATTACATCGATGAACCAACACCAGCGTAGGCTCCATAGAAGAAGATGCCCAACACTGTAATTATACCCATTCCCGCGACCGTAGCAACGATCCACAGAGGTATTCTTCCTCCTCCAGACACAGCTTTCTCCTCCCTTTACAAAATTAAGTAATTAGCTGCTAGTCACTATAGATTACTAAGCAGTAAATAAATTTATTTACTAATTAGCAAAAACATGACTTGAAAATTATTTACAACAGGCTGATATTATGCCTCAGTAGTGACTTAGTTGAAGAAGTAGCTAGAAAAAAGAATTCCTAGTACAAATACAATCAAAAGTCCCAAAAACAATGAAGTTC includes:
- the psaI gene encoding photosystem I reaction center subunit VIII, which produces MAASFLPSILVPLVGLVSSAVVMAYMLLYMESDQI
- a CDS encoding photosystem II reaction center protein J; protein product: MSGGGRIPLWIVATVAGMGIITVLGIFFYGAYAGVGSSM
- a CDS encoding photosystem II reaction center protein L, whose protein sequence is MEKSPNPNGQPVELNRTSLFLGLLIVFVLGILFSSYFFN